From a region of the Actinopolymorpha singaporensis genome:
- a CDS encoding amidohydrolase family protein: MIVDVHNHTPTHRDPVPDSERLSFEGWRSDRSVVTTNSWDDFDRQQTDADITIVFNIAVDDPLRATGLPYRPERTNDATAEFVAAAPDRRIGFMSVNPLLPTVFQEVERCRDLNLVGVKLGPNYQDFDPLCDEARRLYAYCEREGLPILFHQGTSPIQEAPLRYTHPLVMDEIALAYPELRVVMAHMGHPFVRETVAVIRKHPHVYADVSSVYLRPWLAWEALTFAGEWGVPHKLLFGSDYPISTSGEAMAALRRVNDIVEGTKLPRVPDDSIERIIHADALSALGLETR; the protein is encoded by the coding sequence ATGATCGTCGACGTTCACAACCACACTCCGACCCACCGCGACCCGGTACCCGACAGCGAGCGCCTGTCCTTCGAGGGCTGGCGTTCGGACCGGTCGGTCGTGACCACGAACAGCTGGGACGACTTCGACCGGCAGCAGACCGACGCGGACATCACCATCGTGTTCAACATCGCGGTCGACGACCCGTTGCGTGCGACGGGTCTTCCGTATCGGCCTGAGCGGACGAACGATGCCACGGCGGAGTTCGTCGCGGCAGCGCCGGACCGGCGGATCGGCTTCATGTCTGTCAACCCCCTCTTGCCGACGGTGTTCCAAGAAGTGGAACGCTGCCGCGACCTGAACCTCGTGGGCGTGAAGCTCGGGCCCAACTACCAGGACTTCGACCCACTCTGTGACGAGGCGCGTCGTCTGTACGCCTACTGCGAACGGGAAGGTCTGCCCATCCTCTTCCACCAGGGGACCTCGCCCATCCAGGAAGCGCCGTTGCGGTACACCCACCCGCTCGTGATGGACGAGATTGCGTTGGCGTACCCCGAACTCAGGGTGGTGATGGCGCACATGGGGCATCCCTTCGTACGTGAGACAGTCGCGGTCATCCGCAAGCATCCGCACGTGTACGCCGACGTGTCGTCGGTGTACCTGCGTCCGTGGCTGGCGTGGGAGGCGCTGACGTTCGCCGGCGAATGGGGTGTGCCGCACAAGCTGCTGTTCGGTTCGGACTATCCGATCTCCACCTCCGGTGAGGCGATGGCGGCCCTGCGACGTGTCAACGACATCGTCGAGGGCACGAAGCTTCCGCGGGTGCCTGACGACTCGATCGAACGGATCATCCACGCAGATGCCCTGTCGGCGCTCGGATTGGAGACGCGGTGA
- a CDS encoding mandelate racemase/muconate lactonizing enzyme family protein, whose amino-acid sequence MTDTIVAVHTALVSMPAHPDLVVRGAKGAHERSDFCLVRVITSAGVEGYGEVSCTPLWSGEDGPTAQHFVRTVLAPALLGRPLVPVAALEQAMDRVLARNPFTRAGVSTALWDAHARTLGVPLAVVLGGPLRTEVPIKLSLSGDGERLEQVHAKAVQAGFAAFKVKVGLGVEGDVARVAHARRLVGAGPFLGMDANGGWSRGEARTALRRLHDQDVAFVEQPVDANDLEGMAALRAEGLPVVADESIFDLADLRRVIRQDAADVVSVYVGKAGGPGRAVELGTIAHAFGLASLLGSNGELGLGAAAQAHVAAALPGLTTAFPSDIIGAHYYADDILAEPLPSNGRRVCLPPGPGLGVQLREDVLVRFR is encoded by the coding sequence ATGACCGACACCATTGTCGCGGTTCACACCGCACTCGTGAGCATGCCGGCACATCCCGACCTTGTCGTCCGCGGTGCGAAGGGCGCTCACGAGCGGTCCGACTTCTGCCTGGTGAGGGTCATCACCAGTGCCGGAGTCGAGGGATACGGCGAAGTCAGTTGTACCCCTCTGTGGAGCGGCGAGGACGGGCCGACTGCCCAGCATTTCGTACGGACCGTACTGGCGCCGGCCCTCCTGGGTCGTCCCTTGGTGCCGGTGGCTGCGTTGGAGCAGGCGATGGATCGGGTTCTCGCGCGCAACCCGTTCACCAGGGCCGGCGTGTCGACCGCGTTGTGGGATGCCCACGCCCGAACCCTTGGCGTGCCGCTCGCCGTCGTGCTGGGCGGCCCACTACGTACCGAAGTGCCCATCAAACTCTCACTGTCCGGTGACGGCGAGCGCCTCGAGCAGGTGCACGCCAAGGCGGTGCAGGCCGGTTTCGCGGCGTTCAAGGTCAAGGTCGGCCTCGGCGTCGAGGGGGACGTCGCCAGGGTCGCGCACGCGAGGCGGCTGGTCGGCGCGGGCCCGTTCCTCGGGATGGATGCCAACGGAGGCTGGTCCCGGGGAGAGGCACGCACCGCGCTTCGCCGGCTGCATGACCAGGACGTCGCCTTCGTCGAGCAGCCCGTCGACGCCAACGATCTCGAAGGCATGGCGGCGCTTCGGGCCGAGGGCCTCCCGGTGGTGGCCGACGAGTCGATCTTCGACCTGGCCGACCTTCGCCGGGTGATCCGGCAGGACGCCGCGGACGTCGTCAGCGTGTATGTCGGGAAAGCCGGTGGGCCTGGCCGAGCGGTGGAGCTGGGCACGATCGCGCACGCGTTCGGCCTGGCTTCGTTGCTGGGCTCCAACGGCGAACTCGGCCTCGGCGCCGCCGCGCAGGCTCACGTCGCCGCGGCACTTCCGGGCCTGACCACGGCCTTCCCGTCCGACATCATCGGCGCGCATTACTACGCGGACGACATCCTCGCCGAACCGCTGCCGAGTAACGGACGGCGCGTGTGCCTACCGCCAGGCCCCGGGCTCGGCGTTCAGCTCCGTGAGGACGTGCTCGTCCGGTTCCGCTGA
- a CDS encoding Gfo/Idh/MocA family protein: MDEIRVGVVGLGPRALGTWIPLLARIPGYRITAVCDRIEALHQAALSRVGDPTSVHAYSDYDDVFQDPTVDAVALTIRSRDQGRLAARALEAGKHVHAEVPAAYSVDDCWRLVLAVERSGLTYQLAEQTRYWGFVDAWRGLVSSGRLGHVTLAEGQYFHHYTEGMFQDPRSGELMGPDSIPDHPDAVPTWAQQMPPIHYLPHELSPMLRILDDRVTEVVGMSTGSPSAANPRIAQADMQVALMRTGKGTILRMAASFAQPHPPGNWHWYQLIGTGGRVEWSRTNRDRPKVWLADAQMHDLADVDWRYERTDAPVEARGSGHGDADYYTHISFRDAVFAGRQPPFDIYQAVDTAAPAVLAAQSMAAGSGLLEVPDFRPGPARAVGQAP, translated from the coding sequence ATGGACGAGATCCGCGTCGGCGTCGTCGGTCTCGGTCCACGGGCCCTCGGGACGTGGATCCCGCTGCTGGCGCGCATCCCGGGATACCGGATCACGGCTGTGTGCGATCGGATCGAGGCTCTGCACCAGGCCGCACTGTCTCGCGTCGGCGACCCGACATCCGTACACGCGTACAGCGACTACGACGACGTATTCCAGGATCCCACCGTCGATGCGGTGGCGCTCACGATCAGGAGCCGGGACCAGGGCCGGCTCGCCGCACGGGCCCTCGAGGCGGGAAAGCACGTCCACGCGGAAGTGCCGGCTGCCTACAGCGTCGACGACTGCTGGCGGCTCGTGCTCGCGGTCGAGCGGAGCGGCCTGACCTACCAACTGGCCGAGCAGACGCGGTACTGGGGCTTCGTCGACGCCTGGCGCGGCCTCGTGTCCTCCGGCCGCCTCGGCCACGTCACGCTCGCCGAGGGGCAGTACTTCCACCATTACACCGAGGGCATGTTCCAGGATCCCCGATCCGGTGAGCTGATGGGGCCGGACAGTATCCCCGACCATCCGGATGCGGTCCCCACATGGGCGCAGCAGATGCCGCCGATCCACTACCTGCCACACGAGTTGAGCCCGATGCTGCGGATCCTCGACGACCGTGTCACCGAAGTGGTGGGGATGAGCACCGGGTCACCGAGCGCCGCGAACCCCCGGATCGCCCAGGCCGACATGCAGGTCGCGCTGATGCGGACCGGGAAGGGGACCATCCTGCGGATGGCAGCGAGCTTCGCCCAGCCACATCCGCCCGGTAACTGGCACTGGTACCAGCTCATCGGGACAGGTGGGCGGGTCGAGTGGTCTCGCACCAACCGCGATCGACCGAAGGTGTGGTTGGCGGACGCGCAGATGCACGACCTCGCGGACGTCGACTGGCGGTACGAACGCACCGACGCTCCAGTCGAGGCACGCGGCAGTGGCCACGGTGACGCGGACTACTACACCCACATCTCTTTCCGAGACGCCGTGTTCGCAGGCCGCCAGCCGCCTTTCGACATCTATCAAGCAGTGGACACGGCCGCCCCGGCCGTGTTGGCCGCCCAGTCGATGGCGGCCGGCAGCGGCCTGCTCGAGGTCCCGGACTTCCGGCCCGGCCCGGCCCGTGCGGTGGGACAGGCGCCATGA
- a CDS encoding amidohydrolase family protein: MIDFHTHTPAWKTATWLAGASFGAREFVEFMDSAGIDAAVVLSHDGLFNPTPEANDEVAAFVAEYPDRMAAFGTVSPRQSGAVPEVERCFSQLHMRGLKLHPWLQGFSMHEPALDPICEVVAGAGGILLSHDGTPPYSTPLQIAALARRHPNLPVVLGHGGLHDCWREALAATVETPNLYLCICGTPPYAARRILAEAPSGKVLFGTDAGLSDKASQDYAVARVREIEGWGITPAQRRSMLEDAPRTLLGDRGPLRGRA, encoded by the coding sequence GTGATCGACTTTCACACCCACACACCGGCCTGGAAGACCGCGACCTGGTTGGCAGGCGCGTCGTTCGGTGCCCGGGAGTTCGTGGAGTTCATGGACTCCGCGGGGATCGACGCCGCCGTGGTGCTGAGCCACGACGGACTCTTCAATCCCACTCCTGAGGCGAACGACGAGGTGGCCGCGTTCGTTGCGGAGTATCCGGACCGGATGGCGGCGTTCGGCACCGTCAGTCCCCGCCAGAGTGGTGCGGTGCCGGAGGTCGAGCGCTGCTTCAGCCAGCTGCACATGCGAGGGCTCAAGCTGCACCCGTGGCTGCAGGGATTCTCCATGCACGAGCCCGCACTCGACCCGATCTGCGAGGTGGTCGCCGGGGCGGGAGGAATCCTGCTGAGCCACGACGGCACACCGCCGTACTCCACGCCGCTGCAGATCGCGGCCCTGGCTCGAAGGCACCCGAACCTCCCCGTGGTGCTGGGGCACGGCGGCCTCCACGACTGCTGGCGGGAGGCCCTCGCCGCCACGGTGGAGACGCCGAACCTCTACCTGTGCATCTGTGGGACCCCGCCGTACGCGGCCCGCCGGATCCTGGCCGAGGCGCCGTCCGGGAAGGTCCTCTTCGGCACCGACGCCGGCCTGTCCGACAAGGCGAGCCAGGACTACGCGGTAGCCCGGGTCCGCGAGATCGAGGGCTGGGGGATCACGCCGGCTCAGCGACGATCGATGCTGGAAGATGCTCCGCGAACGCTGCTGGGAGATCGAGGACCGCTACGGGGCAGGGCATGA
- a CDS encoding amidohydrolase family protein yields MIIDAHVRLGTGREVDLTVEQLLATMDTLGIDHALVAPDERCTAYDNREGNEAVCSAAEASGGRLAAYAVANPWRGRSALDELARAKDAGAVALAVDPVLQGFDVLDGLLDPLLAFAGEQGWFVYIRTGTPPTALPLPAATLARRYPELRFLMGRSGATDFWIDAAPALRHAPNLHADTAYAPWDTVLSEFARDEQIGAGRCVFTTDAPYTVPRAETARILDWVTIDDTQRAEVLAGSAMRLLGANLPAGWA; encoded by the coding sequence GTGATCATCGACGCGCACGTGCGGCTTGGAACAGGGCGGGAAGTCGACCTGACCGTCGAGCAACTCCTGGCGACGATGGACACGCTGGGAATCGACCACGCGCTCGTCGCGCCTGACGAACGTTGCACGGCATACGACAACCGTGAAGGCAACGAGGCGGTGTGCAGCGCCGCGGAGGCGTCGGGTGGACGGCTTGCTGCCTACGCAGTAGCAAATCCCTGGCGCGGCCGCTCTGCCTTGGACGAGCTCGCCCGCGCGAAGGACGCCGGCGCGGTCGCCCTGGCGGTGGATCCGGTACTTCAGGGTTTCGACGTGCTCGACGGGCTGCTCGACCCGCTGCTCGCGTTCGCGGGGGAGCAGGGCTGGTTCGTCTACATCCGTACGGGAACCCCACCGACTGCGCTCCCGCTCCCGGCAGCCACCCTCGCCCGCCGCTATCCGGAGCTGCGCTTCCTCATGGGCAGGAGTGGCGCGACCGACTTCTGGATCGACGCGGCACCCGCCCTGCGCCACGCGCCGAATCTCCACGCCGACACCGCGTACGCGCCGTGGGACACCGTTCTCAGCGAGTTCGCGCGCGACGAACAGATCGGAGCGGGTCGATGTGTCTTCACCACGGACGCGCCCTACACGGTGCCGCGGGCGGAAACGGCCCGGATCCTCGACTGGGTGACCATAGATGACACGCAGCGTGCCGAGGTCCTGGCCGGATCCGCGATGCGGCTGCTCGGCGCGAACCTCCCGGCAGGCTGGGCATGA
- a CDS encoding Gfo/Idh/MocA family protein: protein MAVEGPVRLALIGLGSIGLAAHLPAMLRSDAVQLVGMADPSRERRAVATTRAPGVPMYTDATALCGAEGVDGVVLATPPWVTTGLAERFLRAEQFVLAEKPIAVSTAEARPLTTLSTERQRRLQVGLTYRHDPALARLREWVRTGPLHGPLLIRAHIYDERLDANDPEHSARVHQTLRHGPPVLHEGAHVFDWLAFLLDGASPRVSDAWSVRTDPDVASPNLNGARLTYECGTTALVEFGWLTCELPRCELTILGQHGYAVLDGFTFRLTLTSDGETKVYDDPADRTERCFDRQLGAFVELVSGRGDRAVPGLPEGLTALELSERIAGAASVFTIPRRERT, encoded by the coding sequence ATGGCAGTCGAGGGCCCGGTACGCCTCGCGCTCATCGGCCTCGGCTCGATCGGCTTGGCTGCACATCTCCCGGCAATGCTGAGGTCGGACGCTGTCCAGCTGGTGGGCATGGCCGATCCTTCGAGGGAGCGCCGGGCCGTCGCCACCACCCGTGCGCCTGGTGTGCCGATGTACACAGACGCGACGGCGCTGTGCGGTGCGGAAGGTGTCGACGGCGTGGTCCTGGCGACGCCGCCATGGGTGACCACCGGACTGGCGGAGCGGTTTCTGCGAGCTGAGCAGTTCGTCCTGGCGGAGAAGCCGATCGCCGTGTCGACGGCCGAGGCTCGACCACTGACCACCTTGTCGACCGAGCGGCAACGGCGGCTTCAGGTCGGGCTGACCTACCGACACGATCCAGCACTGGCGCGGTTGCGGGAGTGGGTTCGAACAGGACCGCTTCACGGTCCGCTGCTGATCCGTGCTCACATCTATGACGAACGTCTGGATGCGAACGACCCCGAGCACTCGGCCCGCGTCCACCAGACGCTGCGCCACGGTCCTCCGGTGCTGCACGAAGGAGCCCACGTGTTCGACTGGCTGGCGTTCCTGCTGGACGGTGCGAGCCCGCGGGTGTCCGACGCCTGGTCCGTGCGCACCGATCCGGACGTTGCCTCGCCGAACCTCAACGGGGCAAGACTGACCTACGAGTGCGGAACGACCGCCCTTGTGGAGTTCGGCTGGCTGACGTGCGAGCTTCCACGGTGTGAGCTCACGATCCTCGGACAGCACGGTTATGCCGTCCTCGACGGCTTCACCTTCCGCCTGACGCTTACCTCCGACGGCGAGACGAAGGTGTACGACGACCCGGCCGACCGGACCGAGCGCTGTTTCGACCGTCAGCTCGGCGCGTTCGTGGAACTGGTGAGCGGACGGGGCGATCGGGCGGTACCTGGGCTGCCCGAGGGGCTCACCGCGCTGGAGCTGAGTGAGCGGATCGCGGGCGCGGCGTCGGTGTTCACGATTCCCCGAAGGGAGCGCACGTGA
- a CDS encoding DUF4350 domain-containing protein: MTVAVVVADEQDVGKFGRYLAEILRAEGLADLEIVGLTSPRLHDLTKFATVVVARSRPSREQTDRLRAFAKGGGRLVLVRPSYYLARAFGLAPASTMVAPAYLRPLGTSPIANALPQEAIETHVPADSYAPEALPAEAVEVARLYADVGTPTSFPAIIELPFGDGRVVVFTYDLAQAVALIRQGDPNRVGGRGLGAGEPYRIQDLLTGYADSGCWHLPQADLHAAMLVNAVNQVATLPQPRMWYYPEPAHRSVLVLDSDDDWSASEHFDALLGAVDAHGGKITVYLMSGTSRETVASPEKVAEWRARGHSFGVHHDPSDPSYGGEDPEEVIVDLVRKDLADFDRHYGGVPTTNRNHCLAWKGYVDVPKVYAELGVRMDLNSVGAGPSWLKYLTGSARPMRFVDVDGTVVDCFQQSTQAYDDLAVKGLLSADPRGQASLTRKLMEEKVTRYYSPLSMLSHPVSFFTYSRTYMELCWQAARELGMPIWSAFEWADFVVARDRARISDATCTDGVLRCRVTGRSPAGALTIMLPVASDRVTRATVDTEAVPVTGLDVFGWPSSLIPIRVDHDRASPHEIAVETC; the protein is encoded by the coding sequence ATGACTGTCGCCGTGGTCGTTGCCGACGAACAGGACGTCGGGAAGTTCGGCCGCTACCTGGCGGAGATCCTCCGTGCAGAGGGCCTCGCGGACCTCGAGATCGTCGGCCTGACCAGCCCGCGACTCCACGACCTTACGAAGTTCGCGACCGTTGTGGTCGCGCGGTCGCGTCCTTCCAGGGAGCAGACCGACAGACTGCGCGCCTTCGCCAAGGGTGGTGGACGACTGGTACTCGTCCGGCCCTCCTACTACCTGGCCCGCGCCTTCGGGCTGGCGCCAGCGTCGACCATGGTGGCGCCGGCCTACCTCCGCCCCCTCGGCACCAGCCCGATCGCGAACGCGTTGCCCCAGGAGGCGATCGAGACCCACGTACCCGCGGACTCCTACGCACCCGAAGCCCTGCCGGCGGAAGCCGTGGAGGTAGCACGCCTGTACGCCGACGTCGGCACGCCGACGTCATTTCCCGCGATCATCGAGCTGCCGTTCGGAGACGGGCGTGTCGTCGTCTTCACCTACGACCTGGCCCAGGCCGTGGCGTTGATCCGGCAGGGCGACCCGAACCGGGTGGGCGGACGGGGGCTCGGCGCAGGCGAGCCCTACCGCATCCAGGACCTGCTGACCGGCTACGCGGACTCCGGGTGCTGGCACCTGCCCCAGGCCGATCTTCATGCCGCGATGCTGGTCAACGCGGTCAACCAGGTGGCGACTCTTCCACAACCTCGCATGTGGTACTACCCAGAGCCCGCCCACCGGAGCGTTCTCGTTCTCGACTCCGACGACGACTGGTCGGCATCGGAACATTTCGACGCACTGCTCGGTGCGGTCGATGCTCACGGCGGGAAGATCACCGTCTACCTCATGTCGGGTACGTCCAGGGAGACCGTGGCCTCCCCTGAGAAGGTCGCGGAATGGCGCGCCCGCGGGCACTCGTTCGGCGTCCACCACGACCCCTCCGACCCCTCCTACGGTGGCGAGGATCCCGAAGAGGTGATCGTCGACCTGGTGCGTAAGGACCTCGCGGACTTCGATCGCCACTACGGCGGCGTCCCGACTACCAATCGCAACCACTGCCTTGCCTGGAAGGGCTACGTCGACGTGCCGAAGGTCTATGCCGAACTCGGTGTCCGCATGGACCTGAACTCCGTCGGTGCCGGACCTTCGTGGTTGAAGTACCTCACCGGGTCCGCGCGTCCGATGAGGTTCGTCGACGTCGACGGCACCGTCGTGGACTGCTTCCAGCAGTCCACCCAGGCCTACGACGACCTCGCCGTCAAGGGCCTGCTCTCGGCCGACCCACGTGGACAGGCCTCCCTCACCCGGAAGCTGATGGAGGAGAAGGTCACTCGCTACTACAGCCCGCTGTCCATGCTCTCCCATCCGGTGTCGTTCTTCACCTACTCCCGGACCTACATGGAGCTGTGCTGGCAGGCCGCTCGTGAGCTCGGAATGCCGATCTGGAGCGCCTTTGAGTGGGCCGACTTCGTGGTAGCGCGGGACCGGGCCCGCATCAGCGACGCCACGTGCACAGACGGCGTTCTTCGTTGCCGAGTGACCGGCAGGTCCCCCGCCGGTGCGTTGACCATCATGTTGCCGGTCGCATCCGACCGGGTGACCAGAGCCACCGTGGACACCGAGGCCGTCCCGGTGACCGGCCTCGATGTCTTCGGATGGCCTTCCAGCCTGATCCCGATCAGGGTCGACCACGACCGGGCGTCTCCCCACGAGATCGCCGTGGAGACCTGCTGA
- a CDS encoding ABC transporter permease, which yields MGRYLLRRFAYMIPTVFLISLVSFAIIQLPPGDYLTTVVANLSRTGQTVDPAQLAALKQRYALDQPLVAQYAKWISNIVLHGDFGQSFEHGRSVASLLAERLPLTLALGIATFLFTWAVALPAGIYSAVRKYSVGDYLMTAIAFVGIAVPGFLLALTVAYIQFRYFDKSVGGLLSPDYVDARWNLGKILDLLDHLWLPIVVLSLGGIGGTIRVLRANLLDELRKPYVVTGRARGLSERKLIANYPVRVALNPFIATIGWLIPALFDGEVLVATVLGLQTTGPLLLGALQSQDMYLAGSIIFIACVLTVIGTLISDILLALVDPRIREGQY from the coding sequence ATGGGGCGCTACCTGCTCCGCCGGTTCGCCTACATGATCCCGACGGTGTTCCTGATCTCGTTGGTGTCGTTCGCGATCATTCAGCTACCGCCCGGTGACTACCTGACCACCGTCGTGGCCAACCTGTCGCGCACCGGGCAGACCGTCGACCCGGCGCAGCTCGCGGCGTTGAAGCAGCGTTACGCACTCGACCAGCCGTTGGTCGCGCAGTACGCCAAGTGGATCAGCAACATCGTCCTGCACGGGGACTTCGGACAGTCCTTCGAGCACGGCCGCTCGGTCGCCTCGCTCCTGGCCGAGCGGCTGCCGCTCACCCTCGCGCTCGGGATCGCGACCTTCCTCTTCACGTGGGCCGTAGCGCTCCCGGCAGGAATCTACTCGGCGGTGCGGAAGTACTCGGTGGGCGACTACCTCATGACAGCGATCGCCTTCGTGGGCATCGCCGTCCCGGGGTTTCTGTTGGCGCTCACCGTCGCGTACATCCAGTTCCGCTACTTCGACAAGAGCGTCGGCGGTCTGCTGTCCCCGGACTACGTCGACGCTCGATGGAACCTCGGGAAGATTCTCGACCTGCTGGACCACCTGTGGCTGCCGATCGTCGTACTCTCACTCGGGGGTATCGGCGGCACGATCCGCGTGCTCCGGGCCAACCTGCTGGACGAACTCCGCAAGCCCTACGTCGTCACCGGCAGGGCCCGCGGGCTGTCCGAACGCAAGCTGATCGCGAACTATCCGGTCCGGGTGGCATTGAACCCCTTCATCGCCACGATCGGCTGGCTCATCCCCGCCCTCTTCGACGGCGAGGTGCTCGTGGCGACCGTACTGGGACTGCAGACGACCGGCCCGCTGCTGCTCGGCGCCCTGCAGAGCCAGGACATGTACCTCGCCGGAAGCATCATCTTCATCGCCTGCGTCCTCACCGTGATAGGAACCCTGATCTCGGACATCCTTCTCGCACTCGTCGATCCACGAATCCGTGAGGGTCAGTACTAG
- a CDS encoding ABC transporter substrate-binding protein has protein sequence MLAAQVKAGKLPKLTERLPKDPMVVKPQSQLGSFGGTMQRGQIDLNNDGLQYMGWAGLVEWTPTTPPNPGPGLAKSWEIEDGGRAYVFHLRDGVRWSDGKPFTTDDIMYVYEHVYSNKELAPVFPAWLSPGGKPARFVQVDKKTFRIEFAAPNGLLLKYMSFVGTFVGANPFLQPKHYMSRFHPDIAGKEAVQSALKKENFSAWVDFYHSRHDHWRNPDLPVLGPWRITRPAKGNNATAERNPYYWKVDPEGRQLPYIDRAVYTFLDQEAFGLRAANGQVDLAAWDLSYQSAPMLIKNQKDKGFRFLRWKPDGLFHAVNLNQSHPDPVLRELFQDINFRAGVSHAINREEMRDSLFSGQGSFQQPCAQPEDPYFVRGMGQRFVEFDEAKANEYLDKAGLTRRGSNGMRLRPDGKPMKLVAQTFTIGVGVPTVSILEFVKRYWAKVGIDMAIKNISSELWYASIWHGDFDLNCYVPAGYLWDIDSLWYIPTSGLTYWAPKYGNWYSDPKGKFSMKPEGEIRQLQVLYDELVQQADDDRRLAIGREILRLHDKNVWIINTVQSAFAPVVVSDDLGNVREDAVASYRTLYEAATDLSQLYFRHPERHT, from the coding sequence ATGCTCGCTGCCCAGGTGAAGGCGGGCAAACTCCCGAAACTGACGGAGCGGCTCCCGAAGGATCCCATGGTGGTGAAGCCGCAGAGCCAACTCGGCAGCTTCGGTGGGACGATGCAGCGCGGACAGATCGACCTGAACAACGACGGCCTGCAGTACATGGGGTGGGCAGGCCTCGTCGAGTGGACTCCCACCACTCCGCCGAACCCCGGCCCGGGCCTCGCGAAGTCATGGGAGATCGAGGACGGCGGACGCGCGTACGTTTTCCATCTACGCGATGGTGTCCGATGGTCGGACGGCAAGCCCTTCACGACCGACGACATCATGTACGTCTACGAGCACGTCTACTCGAACAAGGAACTCGCTCCGGTCTTCCCTGCCTGGCTGTCTCCAGGAGGTAAGCCCGCGAGATTCGTCCAGGTGGACAAGAAGACCTTCCGAATCGAGTTCGCGGCACCGAACGGACTCCTGCTGAAGTACATGTCCTTCGTGGGCACCTTCGTCGGCGCCAACCCGTTCCTCCAGCCCAAGCACTACATGAGCAGGTTCCATCCCGACATCGCCGGGAAGGAGGCGGTCCAGTCGGCCCTGAAGAAGGAGAACTTCTCGGCCTGGGTCGACTTCTACCACTCCAGGCACGACCACTGGAGGAACCCGGACCTTCCGGTGCTCGGGCCGTGGCGCATCACCAGGCCGGCGAAGGGCAACAACGCCACGGCGGAGAGGAACCCCTACTACTGGAAGGTGGACCCCGAGGGCCGGCAGCTGCCCTACATCGACCGGGCCGTCTACACCTTCCTCGACCAGGAGGCCTTCGGACTGCGCGCGGCCAACGGACAGGTGGACCTCGCGGCCTGGGACCTCAGCTACCAGTCCGCTCCGATGTTGATCAAGAACCAGAAGGACAAGGGCTTTCGCTTCCTGCGCTGGAAGCCCGACGGGTTGTTCCACGCGGTCAACCTGAACCAGAGCCACCCCGACCCGGTGCTGCGCGAACTGTTCCAGGACATCAACTTCCGAGCCGGTGTCTCCCATGCCATCAACCGCGAGGAGATGCGGGACTCGCTGTTCTCCGGCCAGGGATCCTTCCAGCAGCCGTGCGCCCAACCGGAGGACCCGTACTTCGTCAGGGGCATGGGCCAGCGCTTCGTCGAGTTCGACGAGGCCAAGGCCAACGAGTACCTGGACAAGGCCGGACTCACCAGACGTGGCAGCAACGGCATGCGGCTGCGCCCCGACGGGAAACCGATGAAGCTCGTCGCCCAGACCTTCACCATCGGCGTCGGTGTGCCGACCGTCAGCATTCTCGAGTTCGTGAAGCGCTACTGGGCCAAGGTCGGCATCGACATGGCGATCAAGAACATCTCGTCCGAGCTCTGGTACGCCAGCATCTGGCATGGCGACTTCGACCTGAACTGCTATGTTCCGGCCGGTTACCTGTGGGACATCGACTCGCTGTGGTACATCCCGACAAGCGGCCTCACCTACTGGGCTCCGAAGTACGGCAACTGGTACTCCGATCCCAAGGGCAAGTTCTCGATGAAGCCGGAAGGGGAGATCAGGCAGCTGCAGGTGCTGTACGACGAGCTTGTCCAACAGGCCGACGACGACCGGCGCCTCGCGATCGGCCGGGAGATCCTGAGGTTGCACGACAAGAACGTCTGGATCATCAACACCGTCCAGTCGGCGTTCGCCCCCGTCGTCGTGAGCGACGACCTGGGTAACGTACGCGAAGACGCGGTGGCGAGCTACCGAACGCTGTACGAAGCGGCGACCGATCTGTCCCAGCTCTATTTCAGGCACCCCGAACGGCACACCTGA